One region of Daphnia pulicaria isolate SC F1-1A chromosome 7, SC_F0-13Bv2, whole genome shotgun sequence genomic DNA includes:
- the LOC124348825 gene encoding ATP-binding cassette sub-family A member 7-like isoform X4, protein MGMFWVQLKQLMWKNLLIRKRSKVRVATELVWPVILFVILALVRTKGLKEYKNECFLEERALPSAGPLIFLQSLICTFDNNCHSSPASANRLIDEFEFDNVQGLIRDLTNISKRRITDEEVAKGSGVAIDVTAGVAFAFKTISSGSSPKTSFPFKNVISRDAFQRLVSSKNASQTSALFESIVHIPPPELSKDVLRYHIENPRQVFCNTSLLKSWVTTPDESTLQTLSQVFCQSTAAEIISVLNGTLLVNQVQRIVEENIEQPLHLEDWANLGRLLNTILSDISDLDSLSMIVKKFSSTTLGKLAEQLWRSRNNEPGNATSTMSFLNSTASILCGKNTLIRERKPSDFPDGPESFQIGRLSKSQSKTVTRSDLTPPCLQLFIGLQQNPLTRMILELFYPFIRGKLIYAPKNTAFDRVISHVNETFQDLRIVQRFAGRWLEEISPALRRFLNQLDPTTIANVSEIIKERFPGLSNVTSFPTNMSNQIISIKESLVKLDLVANLVNTYVECYEFDKFEGYATEEEAVERGMNLTDTGGLWAVIVFKAQNNNLTSQDLPHNITYKLRMDSSKIDSTKRLRDFFETPLPRTNPTKYMKYFTSGYIFLQDKIEQAIIKLQSNRSQLPGMYMQQFPSPCYTFDTFFLAIAGLFPLFMVLSFVYTCAMIVKSIVREKERRLKETMKTMGLGNAVHWVAWFIDSMSFMLISCFLLSMILVFGGILENSNFLIVFIFVLSFSIATICFSFLVSTFFSRANLAAACGGFFFFACFLPYNFFNLNGQDYSLAILILASLMSDVSFGIGCFYFASHEQSGEGAQWSNIATSPKDGDAYSLLGCILMMLFDAVLYLILTWYVETVFPGQYGIPKPWYFMFQPSYWCSIKRRNSIAGGLPSSHDAVTDLIEEESRDLMVGVSIRDLGKIYSNGKVALRNLHIDFYEDQITSFLGHNGAGKTTTISILTGLFPPSSGTATINGLDIRYQMDDIRRQLGVCPQHNVLFDQLTVEEHLRFYANLKTGEQIESRKEIDKMIEDLGLSHKKHDISEHLSGGMKRKLSIGSAFIGNSKTVILDEPTAGVDPYSRRSIWDILLKYKTGRTIILTTHFMDEADLLGDRIAIISQGQLKCCGSSLFLKQKLGSGYYLTVVRKDESERNVLVKGDGQGNADPVSQRANETDKIVNVVKQHIPNVNIVENVGSDIVFCLPEFDEAGIRQRDKFPILFDELDLKLEELRVDSYGINDTTLEEIFLKVANDPSEESFEPKVEPEQDEEVPQTEENVTSDTFSLLSSEKLTGAVLICQQFFALYVKRFCNSKRNLKGFFCEIVLPALLIIINQLTTMQLSAISPEPSIELSPWLYGSSNVAFYANANPNEIWNNRYIKNMLNETGMGTRCQNNVTSFQCNSNTTGLLNPFVNPDDYVDFQCPCNMGVAFCPANLTAATLLHRYKSVSTDDFYDVTGKDMAMWIVRTYKTYKKFRSGGFEFGLQNPFEGINLTLFSKDVQDLMESMRFPLPLQLNASGEILNFENITRLSGTFDKVKVWYDNKAWASSVSYLNAINNVILRSSLPTSKTNYSITAINHPMNYSTKQLEDRFMKQVGISVLHAISVIFAMSFVPASFVIFLVEERKSKTKHLQFISGVKPITFWVASYTWDMMNYLIPSALVIFIFIGFDQQAYIGPKNIAGMILLLILYGLSAIALMYPASLVFSVPSSAFVGLACGNLFIGVITTISSFVLQLFDDAQLKLIGSILNEVYLIFPHYCLGRGMIDMAQEHYKTQRLELLGLDYPRNIFEWDYLGRYFLSMVLQAVVFFSFTVLLHYQVLPESVVRYFQRTQLQPLPLEDEDVARERERVEQIDDESTDELRLLRLTKVYGRGKEPATNRLSFGLKKGECFGLLGVNGAGKSTTFKMLTGDETVTSGNAFVGGFSILSNLTEAQQNLGYCPQEDALLSLLTGAEHLKLFARLRGVPQKHMDKVVNESLKKLGLLPYKNRCAGTYSGGNKRKLSTAIAFIGNPAVVFLDEPSSGMDPKARRSLWSAIIDALKGSRSILLTSHSMEECQVLCTRLAIMVNGTLRCLGSAQHLKNRFGNGYMISARCEMEYVSDVLQSVQSVIPEARLRERRSRQLIWHIQPNVLSIASLFNRMEAARAATQMVDYSITQTTLDDVFLRFARLQRETNEESDDNNEQGLEDVPLHSRTSHGLTNQDQFAVSINTAF, encoded by the exons atgggaATGTTTTGGGTGCAGTTGAAACAGTTGATGTGGAAAAACTTATTGATTAGAAAGAGATCAAAG gTTAGAGTTGCTACCGAACTTGTTTGGCCAGTCattttgtttgtaattttagCACTTGTTAG GACCAAAGGTTTAAAGGAATACAAGAATGAAT GTTTTCTTGAAGAAAGAGCTTTACCGTCAGCTGGCCCTTTGATCTTTCTGCAAAGCTTAATTTGCACATTTGATAATAATTGCCACAGTTCCCCAGCATCAGCTAATCGTCTGATTGATGAGTTTGAATTTGACAA TGTTCAAGGGCTAATTCGGGAtttgacaaacatttctaagaGGAGGATTACTGATGAGGAAGTTGCCAAAGGATCTGGAGTTGCAATTGATGTTACAGCTGGTGTTGCATTTGCCTTCAAGACAATTAGCAGCGGATCTAGCCCGAAAACTTCATTTCCCTTTAAGAATGTCATTAGTCGCGATGCTTTTCAGCGACTCGTAAGCTCAAAAAATGCCTCGCAAACATCAGCATTATTTGAGTCTATCGTTCACATTCCACCGCCG GAACTATCAAAGGATGTGCTGAGATATCACATAGAAAATCCCCGTCAAGTGTTTTGTAACACTTCGCTTTTGAAATCATGGGTAACCACTCCGGACGAGTCGACTCTGCAAACTCTAAGCCAAGTTTTTTGTCAGTCTACTGCTGCTGAGATTATTAGCGTTCTCAATGGGACTTTGCTAGTCAACCAA GTCCAACGTATCGTGGAGGAAAATATAGAGCAGCCATTACACCTGGAAGACTGGGCAAATCTTGGTCGTCTTCTAAATACGATTCTTTCAGACATCAGCGATTTAGATTCTCTTTCCATGATAGTCAA aaaattttccagtacAACGCTTGGAAAATTAGCTGAGCAGTTGTGGAGATCAAGAAACAATGAACCTGGAAACGCAACATCGACTATGTCGTTTCTCAACTCAACTGCGAGTATTCTGTGTGGAAAGAATACGTTGATCAGAGAAAGGAAACCTTCCGACTTTCCAGATGGACCAGA gtCCTTCCAAATAGGAAGACTCTCCAAATCCCAGTCTAAAACCGTAACACGCTCTGATCTCACGCCTCCTTGCCTGCAGCTTTTTATAGGCTTACAGCAGAATCCATTGACTCGTATGATTCTCGAACTTTTTTATCCATTTATTCG aggGAAGCTTATTTATGCGCCCAAGAATACTGCGTTTGACCGCGTGATTAGTCATGTCAATGAAACATTCCAAGATTTAAGGATTGTACAGCGTTTTGCGGGCAGATGGCTGGAAGAAATTTCACCTGCACTTAGACGTTTTCTGAATCAACTGGATCCAACAACCATTGCAAATGTATCAGAAATTATCAAGGAACGTTTCCCTGGACTAAGTAATGTAACTTCGTTCCCAACGAACATGTCCAATCAAATCATCAG TATTAAGGAAAGTTTGGTGAAGCTCGATCTTGTCGCAAATTTGGTCAATACTTATGTGGAA TGTTACGAATTCGACAAATTTGAGGGATATGCCACTGAAGAAGAAGCCGTCGAGCGTGGCATGAATTTAACAGACACCGGTGGATTGTGGGCAGTGATTGTTTTTAAAGCTCAAAACAATAACCTCACATCACAGGATCTACCTCACAACATCACTTACAAATTACG TATGGACAGCTCTAAAATCGATAGCACAAAGAGATTGCGAGATTTCTTCGAAACACCACTGCCCCGGACAAATCCCACAAAGTACATGAAGTATTTCACTTCTGGCTACATTTTCCTACAGGACAAAATAGAACAAGCTATAATCAAGCTGCAATCGAATCGATCCCAACTGCCTGGAATGTACATGCAACAATTCCCAAGTCCCTGTTACACTTTCGACACCTTTTTCTTGGCAATTGCGGGTCTTTTCCCGCTTTTTATGGTGTTATCTTTCGTTTACACCTGCGCCATGATTGTCAAGTCAATTGTTCGCGAAAAAGAGCGGCGCCTCAAAGAAACGATGAAAACTATGGGACTAGGAAACGCTGTTCATTGGGTAGCCTGGTTTATCGATAGCATGTCGTTTATGctaatttcctgttttcttctctccatgATCCTAGTG TTTGGAGGAATTTTGGAGAATTCAAATTTCCTTATAGTATTCATTTTCGTCCTCAGTTTCAGCATTGCCACCATTTGCTTCAGTTTTCTAGTCTCGACGTTCTTTAGCCGAGCGAATCTGGCTGCTGCTTGTGGtgggttctttttcttcgcttGTTTTCTCCCctacaattttttcaacttgaatGGTCAAGATTACAGCCTCGCCATCTTGATACTTGCG aGTTTGATGAGTGACGTGTCTTTTGGAATCGGGTGCTTTTATTTTGCAAGTCACGAGCAAAGTGGAGAAGGTGCACAATGGAGCAATATAGCTACAAGCCCTAAAGACGGCGATGCGTATTCGCTATTGGGATGTATTTTGATGATGCTATTTGACGCTGTTCTCTACTTAATATTGACTTGGTACGTCGAGACCGTCTTTCCAG GTCAATATGGTATTCCAAAACCATGGTATTTCATGTTTCAACCATCCTACTGGTGTTCAATTAAGCGCAGAAACAGTATTGCCGGAGGCCTTCCATCAAGTCATGACGcag TCACGGATTTAATTGAAGAAGAGTCCAGAGACTTGATGGTAGGAGTGAGCATCCGTGATCTAGGGAAAATATATTCTAACGGAAAAGTTGCTCTCCGAAATCTGCACATCGATTTTTATGAAGATCAAATAACTTCTTTTTTGGGACACAATGGAGCTGGGAAAACCACAACCAT CTCTATTCTGACCGGACTGTTTCCCCCGTCAAGTGGAACAGCTACAATCAACGGGTTGGATATTCGTTACCAAATGGATGATATCCGCCGTCAGCTTGGCGTGTGTCCTCAGCACAATGTCCTCTTCGATCA ACTAACTGTGGAAGAACATTTGCGCTTCTATGCAAATCTAAAAACAGGGGAACAAATCGAAtcacgaaaagaaattgacaaaATGATTGAAGATTTAGGGCTGTCGCATAAAAAGCACGATATTTCCGAACACCTTTCCGGCGGAATGAAAAGGAAACTATCAATCGGCTCAGCTTTTATAGGAAATTCAAA AACGGTGATCTTGGACGAACCAACAGCGGGAGTCGATCCATACTCTCGACGATCAATTTGGGACATTCTCCTAAAATATAAAACAG GTCGAACTATTATTTTGACTACTCACTTTATGGATGAAGCGGACTTGTTGGGAGATCGTATAGCTATTATTTCCCAAGGGCAATTGAAATGTTGTGGCTCTTCCCTTTTTCTAAAGCAGAAACTAGGATCCGGCTATTATCTTACGGTCGTAAGAAAAGACGAGAGTGAGCGCAATGTCCTAGTGAAAGGCGACGGCCAA GGAAATGCAGATCCTGTTTCACAAAGAGCAAATGAAACCGATAAAATTGTGAATGTAGTGAAACAACACATCCCAAACGTAAATATTGTAGAGAATGTAGGGTCTGACATCGTATTCTGCCTTCCTGAATTTGATGAAGCAGGAATCCGCCAGAGAGACAAGTTTCCCATTCTTTTTGATGAGCTCGACTTAAAACTGGAAGAGCTTCGTGTTGATAGCTATGGAATTAACGATACGACGCTTGAAGAG ATATTTCTAAAGGTTGCCAATGACCCCTCAGAAGAAAGTTTTGAACCCAAAGTAGAACCGGAACAAG ACGAGGAAGTGCCTCAAACTGAAGAGAATGTTACTTCTGATACATTCAGTCTTCTCTCTTCTGAGAAATTGACGGGTGCGGTACTGATTTGTCAGCAATTTTTTGCGTTGTACGTCAAAAGATTCTGCAACTCTAAACGGAACTTGAAAGGATTTTTTTGCGAG ATTGTTTTGCCTgcgttattaattattattaatcaaTTAACAACCATGCAACTAAGTGCAATTTCTCCGGAGCCTTCTATTGAACTTTCCCCGTGGCTTTACGGAAGTTCAAACGTTGCTTTCTACGCAAATGCCAATCCCAATGAAATTTGGAATAACCGTTACATAAAGAACATGTTGAATGAAACCGGTATGGGTACAAGATGCCAAAACAACGTGACGAG TTTTCAGTGTAATAGTAACACAACCGGACTACTTAATCCCTTTGTCAATCCTGACGATTACGTTGACTTTCAATGTCCGTGTAACATGGGTGTTGCTTTTTGCCCCGCAAATTTAACCGCGGCGACTCTGCTTCACAGATACAAATCTGTTTCAACTGACGATTTTTATGATGTAACGGGAAAGGACATGGCAATGTGGATAGTTCGAACCTACAAGACATATAAAAAGTTCAG GAGTGGAGGGTTTGAATTCGGCTTGCAAAACCCTTTCGAAGGTATAAACTTGACATTATTTTCGAAAGATGTGCAAGACCTTATGGAATCAATGAGATTTCCATTACCACTTCAGTTGAACGCTTCTggtgaaattttgaattttgaaaatattactCGTTTAAGTGGTACTTTTGATAAAGTGAAG GTTTGGTATGATAACAAAGCTTGGGCTTCGTCAGTTTCGTATTTGAATGCCATCAACAACGTTATTTTACGTTCATCATTGCCAacatcaaaaacaaattatagcATTACAGCAATTAATCATCCTATGAACTATTCAACTAAGCAACTAGAAGATAGATTCAT GAAACAAGTTGGTATTAGCGTATTGCACGCAATATCAGTCATTTTTGCTATGAGTTTTGTACCCGCATCATTTGTCATCTTCTTGGTGGAAGAACGGAAGTCTAAAACCAAGCATCTGCAGTTTATATCTGGAGTGAAACCCATAACATTCTGGGTTGCGTCTTACACTTGGGATATG ATGAATTATTTGATACCTAGCGCATTAGTTATCTTCATATTCATTGGATTCGATCAGCAAGCTTACATTGGCCCTAAGAATATCGCAGGAATGATTCTGCTATTGATCCTCTACGG ATTATCAGCTATCGCTCTCATGTATCCGGCTAGTTTGGTTTTTTCGGTCCCTAGTTCTGCCTTTGTCGGTTTGGCGTGTGGTAATTTATTCATCGGAGTCATCACCACGATTTCCTCTTTCGTTCTTCAACTTTTCGACGACGCA caattgaaattgattggAAGTATTCTTAACGaagtttatttaatatttcctCACTACTGCCTCGGTCGTGGAATGATTGACATGGCGCAAGAACATTATAAAACCCAAAGACTTGAGCTTCTTG GACTTGATTACCCGCGAAATATCTTCGAGTGGGATTACCTTGGCCGCTACTTTCTTTCCATGGTTCTTCAGGCTGTAGTTTTCTTCAGTTTCACTGTGCTCTTGCATTATCAAGTGCTCCCGGAAAGTGTCGTGCGCTACTTTCAG AGAACACAACTTCAACCACTACCCCTGGAAGATGAAGATGTTGCTCGTGAACGTGAGCGCGTTGAGCAGATCGATGATGAGTCAACTGATGAACTTCGCTTACTACGACTTACAAAA gtATACGGCCGAGGTAAAGAGCCAGCCACGAATAGGTTGTCTTTCGGCTTGAAGAAGGGCGAGTGTTTCGGCTTACTTGGAGTCAATGGTGCTGGCAAATCTACAACCTTCAAA ATGTTGACAGGAGACGAGACGGTTACTAGCGGTAATGCGTTTGTTGGCGGCTTTAGCATTTTGTCGAACTTGACAGAAGCGCAACAAAATTTAG GATATTGCCCGCAAGAAGATGCACTCTTGTCACTCCTTACTGGCGCAGAACACTTGAAGTTGTTTGCAAGACTCCGTGGAGTTCCCCAAAAGCACATGGACAAG GTCGTCAATGAAAGCTTAAAGAAACTAGGACTTCTTCCTTATAAAAATCGATGTGCTGGGACATACTCCGGGGGCAACAAAAGGAAACTGTCAACAGCTATTGCCTTTATTGGCAATCCCGCCGTTGTATTCTTG GATGAACCATCGAGTGGCATGGATCCGAAAGCACGTCGCTCATTGTGGTCAGCTATTATCGACGCGCTGAAAGGTTCACGTTCCATCCTGTTGACTTCCCACTCGATGGAAGAGTGTCAGGTTCTGTg TACTCGTCTAGCAATCATGGTCAACGGAACGCTACGCTGTCTTGGTTCTGCTCAACACCTGAAAAACAG ATTTGGCAATGGATACATGATCAGTGCTCGCTGTGAAATGGAGTATGTCAGCGATGTCCTACAAAGTGTCCAATCGGTCATACCTGAAGCACGTTTGCGTGAGCGACGATCCCGCCAGCTGATTTGGCACATTCAACCAAACGTTCTTTCCATAGCATCTTTATTCAACAGAATGGAAGCGGCAAGGGCAGCAACTCAAATG GTGGATTATTCAATCACACAAACCACGTTGGATGATGTATTCCTTCGATTTGCCCGTCTTCAGAGGGAAACTAATGAGGAGTCTGACGATAATAATGAGCAAG GGTTAGAAGATGTGCCTCTGCATTCTCGGACTAGTCATGGCCTAACTAATCAAGATCAGTTCGCCGTTTCAATCAACACTGCGTTCTGA